One window of the Runella slithyformis DSM 19594 genome contains the following:
- a CDS encoding BNR repeat-containing protein has product MKLQLFVSFFLITLVGFAQTIDESGKNETIIQTIKIDSVWAGHPVGFCLYTHRNRQYIAYYNANRNMVVGQRNLDEPEFQLHILPATTRQTAQGTSTVLEWDSHNFVTLGIDKEGFIHLSGNVHVNPLTYFRSTKPNDISTLEQIFEMVGTAEKRTTYPHFMRTKEGELLYHYRDGGSGNGNEIYNAYDTGTKKWRRLLDTPLTDGQGLMNAYQTQPTLMRDGWYHMYWVWRDTPDCSTNHDLSYMKSPDLKNWFDAFGKPIQLPATLGQKSLIVDPIPVEGGIINLAAKLVLDEKNNPIFVYHKFDKNGNTQLYSAHIQDKSWIYKQITNWDYRWFFSGNGSINSEILLKGFRKRQEGKYEVDYWHIKYGNGTILLNSKFENIGKVLKAPPLEVTQKPEGVFPGLLIQTSEDMGDSENENKGSRYILKWETIKRNRDRAIEKPWPGPSQLYLYKLKSN; this is encoded by the coding sequence ATGAAACTACAACTTTTCGTTTCCTTCTTCTTAATTACTTTGGTGGGTTTTGCACAAACCATCGACGAATCCGGCAAAAATGAGACCATCATTCAGACCATCAAAATAGATAGCGTGTGGGCAGGCCACCCTGTTGGTTTCTGTTTGTACACCCACCGCAACCGCCAGTATATTGCCTATTACAATGCGAACCGAAATATGGTAGTGGGGCAAAGAAATCTGGATGAACCTGAATTTCAACTGCACATTCTTCCAGCCACTACCCGCCAAACAGCGCAAGGCACAAGCACGGTGTTAGAGTGGGACAGTCATAATTTTGTAACCCTCGGTATCGACAAAGAGGGTTTTATTCACCTTTCAGGCAATGTACATGTAAACCCACTCACCTATTTCAGAAGTACAAAGCCCAATGACATTTCGACACTCGAACAAATTTTTGAGATGGTGGGAACGGCAGAAAAACGCACCACCTATCCACATTTTATGCGCACAAAAGAAGGCGAACTTCTCTACCATTACCGTGATGGTGGGAGTGGCAACGGAAACGAGATTTATAATGCATACGATACCGGCACCAAAAAATGGAGACGCTTGCTCGATACACCTTTGACCGACGGGCAGGGCTTGATGAATGCTTACCAAACCCAACCCACTTTGATGCGGGACGGTTGGTACCACATGTACTGGGTTTGGCGCGATACACCCGACTGCTCGACCAACCACGACCTTTCGTACATGAAAAGCCCAGACCTAAAAAACTGGTTCGATGCTTTTGGAAAACCAATACAACTGCCGGCAACACTCGGCCAAAAATCACTCATTGTTGACCCAATTCCTGTGGAAGGAGGTATTATTAACCTAGCAGCCAAATTGGTTCTGGATGAAAAAAACAACCCTATTTTTGTGTATCATAAATTTGACAAAAATGGAAATACACAGTTGTATTCGGCTCATATTCAGGATAAAAGTTGGATATACAAACAAATTACCAATTGGGACTATCGCTGGTTTTTCTCAGGAAATGGCAGTATAAACAGCGAAATTTTGTTAAAAGGCTTTCGGAAAAGACAAGAGGGGAAGTACGAAGTTGATTATTGGCACATTAAATACGGAAACGGCACCATTTTGCTGAATAGTAAATTTGAAAACATTGGGAAAGTATTGAAAGCTCCGCCTCTTGAAGTTACTCAAAAACCGGAAGGTGTTTTTCCTGGGTTGCTGATTCAGACCTCAGAAGATATGGGTGATTCAGAAAATGAAAATAAGGGAAGCCGATATATTTTGAAATGGGAAACCATTAAGCGCAACCGTGACCGCGCCATAGAAAAACCCTGGCCTGGCCCCAGCCAATTGTATTTATACAAACTAAAGAGTAACTAA
- a CDS encoding S9 family peptidase — translation MSKNLFPWLFFAVVILLNNSTFGQKSTNVLTLEDIYKNNLYSAKGFGAIRWMKDNAGYSTIENNASTNGNEIVRYEVNSGAKKTLVSATQLTPAGASKPLGIANYSWSEDNTKLLIFTNTRKVWRQNSKGDYWVLDLQTNKLSQLGKGLEEATLMFAKFSPDGTRAAYVSKLNIYVEDLISGKITKVTTDGGDNIINGTFDWVYEEELDCRDGFRWSPDGKNIAYWQSDTKNVGTFYMINNVDSIYSKPIPLPYPKVGTANSAVKVGVISALGGETKWFKVPGDPTNNYLARMEFIPASDEVMIQQLNRLQNTNTVWIGNIKTMALTAILADKDDAYLDLHDNIVWLENNQSFTWTSEKDGWLHLYKVSRDGKQSSVITKGNFDVVNINCIDPKGGYVYYIASPENFTQRYLYRSRIDGKGEAERVSPKNLAGQHSYQISDDAQYAIHTFENAATPRRISLINLHTHTEIKLLQDNAALKAKMAALALRPKEFFKVDIGEVVLDAWVIKPKNFDAKKKYPVIFHVYGEPAGSTVQDNWGTGDNFWHQYLANQGYVVMSVDNRGTKVPRGRDFRKCIYRQIGLLAADDQAKAAKKIMTMYPFVDAKRIGIWGWSGGGQMSLHCMFRHADIYKTGIAVSFVAHQTLYDNIYQERYMGLPSDNAEGYREGSPVTHSGKLKGNLMIIHGTADDNVHYQNFELLVNELIKNNKLFSMLSYPMRDHGINQRENTTLHMRRSMEKFWKDNL, via the coding sequence ATGAGTAAGAACCTATTCCCTTGGCTATTCTTTGCAGTAGTTATTTTGTTGAATAACAGTACATTTGGACAAAAGTCAACCAACGTATTGACCTTAGAAGACATCTACAAAAATAACCTGTACAGCGCCAAAGGGTTTGGAGCCATTCGATGGATGAAAGACAATGCGGGCTATTCGACGATTGAAAATAACGCATCCACCAACGGCAACGAAATAGTGAGATATGAGGTGAACTCCGGTGCAAAGAAGACCCTCGTGAGTGCCACCCAACTCACTCCTGCGGGGGCATCAAAACCGTTGGGTATTGCCAATTACAGTTGGTCAGAAGACAACACCAAACTTTTGATTTTCACCAATACACGCAAAGTTTGGCGACAAAATTCGAAGGGAGATTATTGGGTGTTAGACCTACAAACCAACAAACTGAGCCAACTCGGCAAAGGATTGGAAGAAGCTACGCTGATGTTTGCCAAGTTTTCGCCCGACGGCACACGTGCTGCCTACGTGAGTAAACTCAATATCTATGTAGAAGACCTTATTTCCGGTAAGATCACAAAAGTGACGACCGACGGCGGTGACAATATCATCAATGGTACTTTTGATTGGGTTTACGAAGAAGAACTTGATTGCCGAGACGGCTTTAGGTGGAGTCCCGACGGAAAGAACATCGCCTACTGGCAATCGGACACCAAAAATGTGGGTACTTTTTACATGATTAACAATGTGGACTCCATTTATTCAAAACCCATTCCGTTGCCTTATCCCAAAGTAGGAACGGCCAATTCTGCCGTAAAAGTAGGGGTGATTTCGGCTTTGGGTGGTGAAACCAAGTGGTTTAAAGTACCCGGCGACCCAACAAATAACTACTTGGCGCGCATGGAATTTATTCCGGCATCCGACGAAGTGATGATTCAGCAATTGAACCGGTTGCAAAACACCAATACCGTTTGGATTGGAAATATCAAAACGATGGCTTTGACTGCCATTTTGGCCGATAAAGACGATGCCTATTTGGATTTGCACGACAATATTGTTTGGCTGGAAAACAATCAATCCTTTACGTGGACCAGCGAAAAAGATGGTTGGCTGCACCTCTACAAAGTATCAAGAGATGGTAAACAATCAAGCGTAATCACGAAGGGAAATTTTGACGTAGTGAATATCAATTGCATTGACCCCAAGGGAGGCTACGTGTATTACATCGCCTCGCCCGAAAACTTTACCCAACGCTACCTGTACCGCAGCAGAATAGACGGCAAAGGCGAAGCGGAACGGGTTTCGCCAAAAAACTTGGCCGGTCAGCATAGCTATCAGATTTCTGACGATGCCCAATATGCCATTCATACGTTTGAAAATGCAGCCACACCCCGAAGAATTTCCCTCATCAATCTCCATACACACACTGAAATTAAGCTGTTGCAGGACAATGCGGCCTTAAAAGCCAAAATGGCAGCGCTGGCTTTACGCCCCAAAGAGTTTTTTAAGGTGGACATTGGAGAGGTGGTTTTAGATGCTTGGGTGATTAAACCTAAAAATTTTGATGCGAAGAAAAAGTATCCCGTTATTTTTCATGTCTATGGCGAGCCTGCCGGCTCAACGGTACAAGACAATTGGGGAACGGGCGACAATTTTTGGCACCAATACCTCGCCAACCAAGGTTATGTAGTGATGAGTGTGGACAACCGAGGAACCAAAGTGCCGAGAGGCCGTGATTTCAGAAAGTGCATTTACCGACAAATTGGCCTTTTGGCGGCTGATGACCAAGCGAAAGCAGCCAAAAAAATCATGACGATGTATCCTTTTGTAGATGCCAAACGCATTGGTATTTGGGGATGGAGTGGCGGAGGGCAAATGTCGCTTCATTGTATGTTTCGCCATGCTGATATTTATAAAACAGGCATTGCGGTTTCTTTTGTAGCGCATCAAACCTTGTATGATAACATTTATCAGGAAAGATACATGGGCTTACCATCCGACAATGCTGAAGGATACAGAGAAGGCTCACCTGTAACCCATTCCGGCAAACTAAAAGGAAATTTGATGATCATACACGGAACAGCCGACGACAACGTGCATTATCAAAACTTTGAATTACTGGTCAATGAATTAATCAAAAACAACAAACTTTTCAGCATGTTGTCCTATCCCATGCGCGACCACGGCATCAATCAGCGCGAAAATACTACTTTGCACATGCGACGCTCAATGGAAAAGTTTTGGAAAGATAATTTGTGA
- a CDS encoding sulfite exporter TauE/SafE family protein: MIQFIWLSLAILTIWFSIALFKDFSKHKNNLENVSWLKTGLIGFVVNFFDVLGIGAFAPQTALLKFTKQTEDRVLPGTLNVANTLPVLIQALIFITVIEVESVTLLLMLVSAAAGALLGAGAVSKMSEKRIRIVMGFALLITAGFMFAGKMQWIQGGGTAIGLSGVKLTVAVAVNFLLGALMTAGIGLYAPCMAMVFALGLSPQVAFPIMMGSCAFLMPPASIKFIKEGAYNRKAAVAMALPGIIAVLIAALIVKSLPLDTLRWLVIIVIVYTSVVMLRSAYSKQS, from the coding sequence ATGATACAATTCATCTGGCTGTCGTTGGCTATACTAACCATTTGGTTCAGCATCGCCCTTTTTAAGGATTTTTCAAAACACAAAAACAACCTTGAAAATGTCAGTTGGCTCAAAACGGGGCTCATTGGGTTTGTGGTCAATTTTTTTGACGTTTTGGGGATTGGCGCTTTTGCGCCCCAAACAGCCCTGTTGAAATTTACCAAACAAACCGAAGACCGTGTTTTGCCCGGCACACTCAATGTGGCCAACACGCTGCCTGTTTTAATTCAAGCCCTTATTTTCATCACCGTCATTGAGGTGGAGTCGGTCACCTTACTGCTGATGCTTGTATCGGCGGCGGCAGGTGCACTATTGGGTGCGGGGGCAGTGTCAAAAATGTCTGAAAAGAGAATACGCATTGTGATGGGCTTTGCTTTGTTGATTACGGCCGGATTTATGTTTGCAGGTAAGATGCAATGGATTCAGGGAGGTGGCACAGCCATTGGTCTAAGCGGAGTTAAACTGACTGTTGCGGTTGCCGTAAATTTCCTTTTGGGTGCATTGATGACCGCGGGTATTGGGCTCTACGCCCCATGTATGGCGATGGTTTTTGCCTTAGGGTTATCGCCGCAAGTTGCCTTTCCGATCATGATGGGCTCCTGTGCTTTTTTGATGCCTCCTGCTTCGATTAAGTTTATCAAAGAAGGGGCTTATAACCGAAAAGCGGCTGTTGCGATGGCATTGCCCGGCATTATTGCTGTGTTGATAGCAGCTTTGATTGTAAAATCTTTGCCCTTAGATACGCTCCGTTGGTTGGTGATTATTGTGATTGTTTACACTTCTGTGGTGATGCTTAGATCGGCGTATTCAAAACAGTCCTGA
- a CDS encoding L-serine ammonia-lyase, iron-sulfur-dependent, subunit beta, with the protein MDENIKDILIEFDPNGSLATTHKSQGSDMGLFGGFLGWEAYDERLPASEKYLATAGINVEINIRDINADHPNTYKIRLKNDKEARNLTAISTGGGMIEVIEIDGVAVSMAGDYFETLVYCTESDEIISFLKASIPYDSIAFHQGEISFVEIKSQAPIDRIIGDELKAMKSVLFIKCLKPVLPVMARNNLQVPFITCHEMLAYNEGKNKSLWELAVDYEAARGNISAEEVFEKMRKIIHIMGNAIDLGLKGTQYEDRILGSQSLQFQQKLAAKQLVGGDANNRIIMYVSAMMEVKSSMGVIVAAPTAGSCGALPGALFGTAHALDLPEDEIVKAMLSAGLIGVFIAAHATFAAEVGGCMAETGSGGGMAAAAIVGMKGGTLKQSIAAASLALQNSLGIICDPIGNRVEAPCLGRNVMAATNAVSCANMALSDYEQLIPLDEVIETMKAVGDQIHHTLRCTNLGGLSITKAAKKIEAMLEEQPGKFFKSC; encoded by the coding sequence ATGGACGAAAATATCAAAGATATTTTGATTGAATTTGACCCCAACGGCTCGTTGGCAACCACGCACAAAAGCCAAGGCTCAGACATGGGTTTATTTGGCGGGTTTTTAGGTTGGGAAGCTTACGATGAGCGTTTGCCGGCCTCTGAAAAATACCTCGCCACTGCGGGAATCAATGTGGAAATTAACATCCGTGATATCAACGCAGACCACCCAAATACCTATAAAATCAGACTCAAAAACGATAAAGAAGCCCGAAACTTAACGGCTATTTCTACGGGCGGCGGCATGATTGAAGTCATTGAAATTGATGGCGTTGCGGTGTCTATGGCCGGCGATTATTTTGAAACCCTTGTTTATTGTACCGAATCAGATGAAATTATATCTTTTTTGAAAGCTTCCATTCCTTACGATTCAATAGCGTTTCACCAAGGGGAAATCAGTTTTGTGGAAATCAAATCCCAAGCTCCCATTGACCGGATTATTGGTGATGAGTTGAAGGCAATGAAGAGCGTTTTGTTTATAAAATGCCTGAAGCCGGTACTGCCTGTAATGGCCCGAAACAACCTACAGGTGCCATTTATTACCTGCCACGAAATGCTTGCCTACAATGAAGGAAAAAATAAATCATTATGGGAGCTGGCCGTGGATTATGAAGCAGCTCGTGGAAATATTTCTGCCGAAGAAGTGTTTGAAAAGATGCGTAAAATCATTCACATCATGGGAAATGCCATTGATTTAGGTCTGAAAGGCACGCAGTATGAAGACAGGATATTGGGGAGTCAGTCGCTGCAATTCCAACAAAAACTGGCGGCGAAACAATTGGTCGGTGGCGATGCCAACAACAGAATAATCATGTACGTATCGGCCATGATGGAAGTGAAAAGTTCCATGGGGGTCATCGTGGCCGCACCCACAGCGGGCTCGTGCGGGGCTTTGCCCGGAGCATTGTTCGGAACAGCCCATGCCCTGGATTTGCCCGAGGATGAAATCGTAAAAGCCATGCTCTCAGCCGGTTTGATTGGGGTATTTATAGCGGCTCATGCCACTTTTGCGGCAGAAGTAGGTGGTTGTATGGCCGAAACAGGCTCGGGTGGAGGCATGGCCGCCGCCGCCATTGTAGGCATGAAAGGCGGTACATTGAAACAATCCATTGCCGCGGCATCGTTGGCTTTACAAAATTCATTGGGTATCATCTGTGACCCCATCGGAAACCGAGTGGAAGCTCCTTGTCTGGGTAGAAATGTAATGGCAGCTACCAACGCCGTTTCCTGCGCCAACATGGCTTTGTCGGATTATGAGCAACTTATTCCTTTGGACGAAGTAATCGAAACCATGAAAGCCGTAGGAGATCAAATTCACCATACTCTTCGCTGTACCAACCTCGGTGGGCTATCCATCACTAAGGCAGCCAAAAAAATCGAAGCCATGCTCGAAGAACAGCCCGGTAAATTCTTTAAGAGTTGCTGA
- a CDS encoding REP-associated tyrosine transposase — MAFARRIQNPEGLYFITFATVQWVDVFTRHTYVDIVLESLNYCQKEKGLRIHAWCIMSNHLHLMISTKFGSHPSDVLRDFKKFTSKQIISAIEDKELPESRRSWMLWLFKKAGEDNAKNTNYQFWQQENHPIELTSNKFIEQKLQYIHENPVKAGLVDEPWEYRFSSARDYINNQKGLLEVELL; from the coding sequence ATGGCATTTGCACGCAGAATACAAAATCCAGAAGGGCTTTATTTTATCACTTTTGCTACGGTTCAGTGGGTGGACGTGTTCACCAGACATACGTATGTAGACATCGTTTTAGAAAGCCTTAACTACTGCCAAAAAGAAAAAGGATTACGCATCCATGCGTGGTGCATCATGTCAAATCACCTGCATTTAATGATTTCCACCAAATTTGGAAGCCATCCGTCGGATGTGCTACGTGATTTCAAGAAATTTACTTCTAAGCAAATCATTTCAGCTATTGAAGACAAAGAACTTCCTGAAAGCAGGAGGAGTTGGATGCTATGGCTGTTTAAAAAGGCAGGAGAGGATAACGCCAAAAACACTAACTATCAATTTTGGCAACAGGAGAACCATCCTATTGAATTAACAAGCAATAAGTTTATAGAACAGAAGTTGCAATATATCCATGAGAACCCTGTAAAAGCAGGATTGGTAGATGAGCCGTGGGAATACCGTTTTTCATCAGCACGAGATTACATCAACAATCAAAAAGGACTATTGGAGGTAGAATTACTATGA
- a CDS encoding integrase core domain-containing protein, whose amino-acid sequence MAVTAAADRFVADLVQQYFRDKNIVQEFTKPATPEQNAHIESYHSIMESVICKRYEFDELDTAGTTLNQFREFYNFERIHSGLRFKSPDKFLLKRGIDMKNQSPKLTKIKTSNLEILSNN is encoded by the coding sequence ATGGCAGTCACCGCGGCGGCGGACCGCTTTGTAGCCGACTTAGTGCAGCAGTATTTTCGAGATAAGAATATTGTCCAAGAGTTTACCAAACCGGCTACCCCGGAGCAAAACGCACATATTGAGTCTTATCACAGTATCATGGAAAGCGTAATTTGCAAACGCTATGAGTTCGATGAGCTAGACACTGCAGGCACTACCCTAAATCAGTTCAGAGAGTTCTATAATTTTGAACGAATCCACTCGGGACTCCGGTTCAAAAGTCCCGATAAATTCCTCCTCAAAAGAGGTATTGATATGAAAAATCAGTCCCCAAAACTAACAAAAATTAAAACTTCTAATTTGGAGATTTTGTCCAATAATTAG
- a CDS encoding IS3 family transposase, giving the protein MVAHHCIQEGMPKKLVLNLCHIARSSFYDKPVSETQKSGRAISTSTKKQTGGCEADSVIVDHIKHLLAQPFVDYGYLKTTFFLRDEKKYIINPKKVYRLMKENGLLNTGKGVRNTTLRQWVKELVPKPMTEFSYFEFDIKYIYIQGKRSNAQVLTVIDVFSRWNMGHIIKWNIRQQDVILLFNEIFDKYDLPHQFYVRNDNGSHRGGGPLCSRLSAAVFSR; this is encoded by the coding sequence ATGGTAGCACATCATTGCATTCAAGAAGGTATGCCTAAAAAACTGGTACTTAATTTGTGTCATATCGCTCGCAGCTCATTTTATGATAAGCCTGTTTCAGAAACTCAAAAGAGCGGCAGAGCTATCTCAACGTCGACTAAAAAACAAACAGGTGGCTGCGAGGCGGACAGTGTTATAGTGGACCATATCAAGCATCTATTGGCTCAACCTTTCGTGGATTATGGATACTTGAAAACTACATTTTTCTTGCGTGACGAGAAAAAATACATTATCAATCCTAAGAAAGTATACCGTTTGATGAAAGAGAATGGCCTTCTAAACACGGGTAAAGGGGTGCGAAACACAACTCTCCGTCAATGGGTGAAAGAGCTTGTACCTAAGCCAATGACTGAGTTCTCGTATTTTGAATTCGATATTAAGTACATTTATATCCAAGGCAAACGCAGTAATGCTCAGGTTTTGACTGTGATTGACGTGTTTAGCCGTTGGAATATGGGGCATATTATCAAATGGAACATTCGCCAACAGGATGTTATCTTACTTTTCAATGAAATCTTTGATAAATACGATTTACCTCATCAATTTTATGTCCGAAATGATAATGGCAGTCACCGCGGCGGCGGACCGCTTTGTAGCCGACTTAGTGCAGCAGTATTTTCGAGATAA
- a CDS encoding ceramidase domain-containing protein, with translation MKKQLWYSFLTRAFFITFAMWAIWFCANAFLNGDVWAGMVISKSALTAEYCEFNNVARFFHQRMNTYSNLAYFFFGLVILQIGLEDRKNQSIKQQNRLEAFPLLSVSMGIAFIYLCFGSAFFHASLTYVGQRVDMNGTYALTLVLVSIALYHVFHKIRFSTTAQKLCMVFLVILTVLFLKIALLIPSGILLPSLILTLLLFTGINYVQFRKERSGILAILSFILIVVAIYVRTMDVQKMGCNPHSCYQGHALWHLLTALSSVCSYCFFRFAGKNLIAP, from the coding sequence ATGAAAAAACAGCTTTGGTATTCGTTTTTGACTCGTGCATTTTTTATTACGTTCGCAATGTGGGCTATTTGGTTTTGCGCCAATGCTTTTTTAAACGGCGATGTTTGGGCAGGAATGGTCATCAGTAAATCAGCCTTAACCGCTGAATACTGCGAGTTCAATAACGTGGCCCGATTCTTCCACCAACGCATGAACACGTATTCCAACCTGGCCTATTTTTTCTTTGGCTTAGTGATTTTACAAATTGGGTTGGAGGATCGAAAAAATCAGAGTATAAAGCAACAAAACAGGCTGGAAGCCTTTCCGTTATTGTCGGTGTCGATGGGCATAGCTTTTATCTATTTGTGTTTTGGCAGCGCTTTTTTTCACGCGTCGCTCACGTATGTGGGGCAGCGCGTAGACATGAACGGCACCTATGCACTCACGCTGGTTTTGGTCAGTATCGCTTTGTATCATGTGTTTCATAAAATTCGCTTTTCGACCACCGCCCAAAAGCTTTGCATGGTCTTTTTAGTGATTCTAACGGTATTGTTTCTGAAGATTGCCTTACTGATTCCAAGCGGTATATTGCTGCCTTCCCTCATTTTGACCTTGTTGCTGTTCACGGGTATCAATTATGTGCAATTCCGAAAAGAGCGCTCCGGCATCTTGGCTATTCTGAGTTTTATCCTGATTGTCGTTGCCATTTATGTACGCACGATGGATGTGCAAAAAATGGGTTGTAATCCCCATTCCTGCTATCAGGGACACGCCCTGTGGCATTTGTTGACGGCCTTGAGCAGTGTGTGCAGTTATTGCTTTTTCCGATTTGCGGGAAAAAACCTAATCGCTCCCTGA